Sequence from the Phragmites australis chromosome 6, lpPhrAust1.1, whole genome shotgun sequence genome:
ACGACTGGTCGGAGATTAATGCAGAACACATAACCCGGTGGATGGAGTCTGGCCCAATGGATGTTGTCGTTCCTGCGGGACAGTACGACGATAGctcgtactgggagtaccttgtGTGGTATCAAGCACGAACGTgtcccaccttactcagcggcagCGTACCGCCAGCCTCTAGACCCTTCCCCGAAGATCGTGCCCGGCTTCTacatgtggtggtaagtgatgttgtacttataacAATTTTCATTAGTTTTTTATCCATATTACTGACATAACCCTCAACAACAACAGACCGAAGCGGGGATCGAAATGCATAGGCATGCGGAGCATGAACGTGGGGAAGCGAGTGGGTCAGCCACGCGAAGGGATAGGCACCCTCTccaggactacatgaggacaagAGGGTCTCGCCTTTGGTCCGTGATACGTTGACTAGGTGGTTACGCCCCGCGTTATAGGGGATACGACGTACCcgccatggacccgtcccgtgcctcccacagcagacGCTCATCCAGTGCTCATGAGGCACATTCACGGAAGGCCCCTTCGTCTGCGGCACATCATGGGACACGTTCTTCTGCTGGAGCCGAGGAGGTGATACCTGAAGCTCCTGCTCCTGAGAAGTGCATACTGGGTTCTCAGCCCCCTACGTTCACTTTCTATCGCCATTTTAAGATGATCACTGATACCTTGTTAATCTTGCGCATGTTCGAATATACCCTGTTAAGACTATTGGTCGTCTTAAAGACTGTTTTTTTACTCATgcattttaaaatgttttagattagcaaatttttaattttgttacatAAATTACACAGTCAAATCACGTAAATAGGAGGAGTACGAAGATAACatgtatttcggcacaccgtgtgccgaaatacgctttttgttgtattcggcacacggtgtgccgaatacagtcatTTTTGGCATATCGTGTTCCGAAAATTCGTTTTCGGCACACTGTACaccgaatacatgtgctaaaattgtaaatacgaaaaatagttatccatttcagcaaatacggtcacgtatgtaGTACAAAATCGTATTTTTGCCTCTGAGAGCAGAATCCAATTTCATCGTGCGCCTCCCACCTGCAACATCAGAAAAGACGATGGCACTGTTTATCTTTCAATTGCCAGCGAGCCTAAGGTACTGAGATCACTGTTGTACCTCTCAATTAACCCGATAAGGTTTTCTCGTTCCTCTGTTGATCCTCCGCCGTCAAAGAAGTCGTCAACTGCGACTGTCAGAAGAGTATTTTTGATTGATTCAATGTGGGCGTCGGATAATTCCGAAGGGAACACGGTGGAAGCCATAAAGATCCATATATATCGTCAGTGCCAACAAGAGCTGATGAGTCTGAGGAGTGCGAATGCAAGACGAATTGTTTCCGATGCGAATGCGTACCATTCCTGACGTGCTCGTCGCCGACGTTCCATGTCATGAGCGCCAGAACGCACACCAACGTGGAGGAGATGGCGTCCTTGCCGAGCGAAGAAAGATGgaggtcgccgccgccgaggcccCAGGAGCCGTCGTCGTGTTGGTTCTGCATGATCCACTCCACAAACCGTGGGAAGCGCGGTGTACGAGGAGCACCCTGCGCCGGCACCGTGGCGACCCAGGCCGTGTCGTAGGAGCTGGATGGCGACGGCTGCTCGGCGCCGGCCCGGAGCTGCTCCCTGATCCTATCCTCCCCATGATCCCTcgtctgccgccgccgctgccgcaaGGTGCATGTTGGCTCTAGGTAGCCTGGCATGCATGGTAGTGAAACGATCGAGGGTGAGGTTTGTACACGGAATCGGCAATAGCGACCGGTGCAGTACTCCCGCTGCCTCAGCCTCTACGAGCTCGACGTCGGCGTGACGTGGTAATATAATCAACGTACCTTGT
This genomic interval carries:
- the LOC133923024 gene encoding dolabradiene synthase KSL4, chloroplastic-like; translation: MPGYLEPTCTLRQRRRQTRDHGEDRIREQLRAGAEQPSPSSSYDTAWVATVPAQGAPRTPRFPRFVEWIMQNQHDDGSWGLGGGDLHLSSLGKDAISSTLVCVLALMTWNVGDEHVRNVAVDDFFDGGGSTEERENLIGLIERWEAHDEIGFCSQRQKYDFVLHT